A window from Drosophila nasuta strain 15112-1781.00 chromosome 3, ASM2355853v1, whole genome shotgun sequence encodes these proteins:
- the LOC132788413 gene encoding larval cuticle protein 1-like: MFKFLMICAIVGLAAAFPGVPVVDEVDGVVLRSEDIRPDGFESKLETVNGINDQRSGDEYGNIKGSFSYISPEGEHVQITYVADENGFQPSGEVLPTPPPIPVEIQKALDWIAAHPSVEH, encoded by the exons atgttcaaattc TTGATGATCTGCGCTATTGTTGGCTTGGCCGCCGCCTTCCCAGGTGTGCCAGTCGTAGACGAAGTAGATGGTGTCGTCCTTCGCAGTGAGGATATCCGTCCAGATGGCTTTGAGTCCAAACTGGAGACAGTCAATGGCATCAATGACCAGCGTTCCGGCGATGAGTACGGCAACATCAAGGGCAGCTTCAGCTACATCTCCCCCGAAGGCGAGCATGTCCAGATCACCTATGTGGCTGATGAGAATGGTTTCCAGCCATCTGGTGAAGTGCTGCCCACTCCACCCCCAATCCCAGTTGAGATCCAGAAGGCCCTTGATTGGATCGCAGCTCATCCTTCGGTTGAACACTAA
- the LOC132788411 gene encoding larval cuticle protein 1-like, producing the protein MFKFLMICAIVGLAAAFPGVPVVDEVDGVISRSEDIRPDGFDSKLETSNGINDQRSGDEHGNIKGSFSWISSDGEHIQISYVADENGYQPSGAVLPTPPPIPVEIQRALEWIAANPSVEH; encoded by the exons atgttcaaattc TTGATGATCTGCGCTATTGTTGGCTTGGCCGCAGCCTTCCCAGGTGTGCCAGTCGTAGACGAAGTAGATGGTGTCATCTCTCGCAGCGAGGATATCCGTCCAGATGGTTTCGACTCAAAATTGGAGACATCCAATGGCATCAATGACCAGCGTTCCGGTGATGAGCACGGCAACATCAAGGGCAGCTTCAGCTGGATCTCAAGCGACGGTGAGCACATCCAGATCTCCTATGTGGCCGATGAGAACGGTTACCAACCATCTGGCGCTGTTCTGCCAACCCCACCACCAATCCCAGTTGAGATTCAAAGAGCTCTTGAGTGGATCGCAGCTAATCCTTCGGTTGAGCACTAA